One Bacteroidetes Order II. bacterium genomic region harbors:
- a CDS encoding GyrI-like domain-containing protein: MESPKIIERTGFLLAGSSLMMCLNQDRTPELWRSFMPLRNQIPYRTDDGLYALQHYAPNWSVVCPDPQAEFEKWAAVAVSQEGVLPSGLAFLNVPGGLYAVFRHQGPAHTFLQTAHHIFVDWMPYSGYTTDDRPHFEILREGYNPYDPVAEEDIWVPIRVVS; this comes from the coding sequence ATGGAGTCTCCCAAAATCATAGAGAGAACTGGTTTTTTACTTGCAGGTAGCTCTCTTATGATGTGCCTGAACCAAGATCGGACGCCGGAGCTCTGGCGCTCATTTATGCCACTTCGCAACCAAATTCCATACCGCACCGATGACGGGTTGTACGCCCTTCAGCACTATGCGCCCAATTGGTCTGTTGTTTGCCCTGACCCACAGGCCGAGTTCGAGAAGTGGGCTGCGGTCGCCGTCTCCCAAGAGGGCGTACTCCCTTCTGGTCTGGCATTTTTAAACGTTCCGGGTGGGCTATATGCGGTTTTTCGGCATCAAGGCCCTGCGCATACCTTCCTGCAAACGGCGCATCATATTTTTGTAGATTGGATGCCGTACTCTGGTTATACCACCGATGACCGTCCCCATTTTGAAATCCTCCGCGAGGGGTATAATCCATATGATCCTGTGGCAGAAGAAGATATTTGGGTCCCCATTCGGGTGGTTTCGTAG